Part of the Chaetodon trifascialis isolate fChaTrf1 chromosome 1, fChaTrf1.hap1, whole genome shotgun sequence genome, AGCAGGAGGGCTGCAACTATTGACTATTCtctttatcaattaatctgttgattaaaCAGTTTGTTAATTGTTAATTGTTAAAACTATATCATTATCACTATCACACTACCCATTGTAGTTTTCCAGAAGTCTCTTCAGACTCCCTCCttttgtcaaaaaacaaaacaagattaaattaaattgatacaaaacaaagaaaaacaacaaattatctttttttgttgAGAGTTGAATTAAATGATTATTCAATTATCAATTGCTTAAATTAAAATTGAGCTTTAATGAATTTTGTTaactttggagggagcagggctagctgtttccccctgctgccagtatttgtgctaagctaagctaagctaagctaagctaaccgtctgcTGATGTAGCCTCTTATGTAAAGGACGGATGAGAGTGGTATAAATGGTGGTaacatttgtatgtgtttgGAAACATGCCAGTTCGTGTGCTCAGGAATGTGTTGGACATGTTAATGACCCTCATGTGATACAATCATGTTATATCTGAGAAGAATGAGTCCCGACGAGCAGAGTTGTTGGCCTcacagacagcacacactgcagcatgaaaTCAATGTCTTACAATGCAATGTGAATGTGAGGTGGCTGCATCTGACACACATTACAGCAAGACAAAGCGGATGACACCGTGCAGTATTCAACTCAAAACATATTTGAAATCCTTTcaatttgaaatatttctcagtcaatcaatcatcaGGCGCTTGAGAGGATTTCAAACCAGGCCATTCTGGTGAGTGCGGTGTGAGTTAACATGCAGTCGTAGTGTTGAGGTTAGATTACTGGTGAGGCAGGGTAGGGCGCGGGAGGCTGGTGTTGTACCATAGGCGAGGCGACTACAGGTAGGACTTTGACAGCTGAGTTGTGCTTTAAGCTATTCTTAGAGctaaagagagggaaaaggctTTTCTTGATGCTGGGGTTCCTCCCGTCCTCCATGTCCGTCTGTGGAGCAGAAGACGCACAGCCACAACTCTGAACACAAATCTCTGAGAGCAAGCAGAATAACTGCTGCAGCACCTGATGCACAACCATCTGAAGAGATACCACTTAACACCAGATACAGAGGACAAAATCAATCATAGCATGAAGATTTGATTCTTGATAAACAGGGGAGACACCAGAGTGGGTGGGAATTCAGACCCGcattaaaggataattctgttttattacaaCTTGTGCCTTATATTTTGCCCATCATTTCTATCTGTTATAATACAATTGTACTATCCAAAGTAATTGACATGGCGACATCTCTGTGATGAAGTCTGACAGGGCAAGAAATGAATGCTAAGATCATACAGGCTGCAAAAAGTCAACATTTATACCAAGTTAAAACCAAAAGTGTTTCCAAAATGTTAGTAATTATAATAACAAGCTGGTAATGGCACAGGAAAACtagctgtgtttccattattttcagtcattttcagtgTGCACATTAAAAAGTGTAGAAgtagaaaacaacaacaaaaaaaggccaaatatggaaaaaaaacgTTTTAAAACTTGCCCGTTGTGCATTGATAAATAGAAAATTCAACCTACTGCAATGAAATCAGACTAATTATAAAACATATGACTCTCTTCTGGAGAGACAAAAAAggcagcagacaaaaacattgGATATATGTGGACGGATGAGGAGACTTTAATCTGTGAATTAATGGCATGGAACATCTTAAACTCCTAATTTTCCCTTAACTATAGTGGCTGAAAACATGCATTAATTCACTTTTTTTCCAAATTTGTGAAAATATGGTTAAGATTTGTGCTACATTTGGATGAAAACTTGACTAGTTCAGCCAATCGATGTTGAGGTAGAAGCAAGTCTTTAAACTGTTTTGAACGGACAGTTCGGATAATTTTACCAGTCACCATCTCACTGCTCGTGCTTCTTGGCCCGTCAGACTTCATATTGAGCAAAAGTCGCCATATTTCCCTGATTTTGGTATTTAGTTTAGTGAGTCCAATGGTATTACTTCAGATATGAATGATGGCagaaactatgaaaataagacccaCATTGTAATAAACCAGAACGACCCTTTGGTGGCAAATATCTATTCACACAGTAAGCTCGTTACTTCCAAATGCACTTACGTACTACACACTAAAATAATCTTTATAGACAACGGAAACAACATCAAACCCAAgaaaatatctgtgtgtgtgctgaaggaAACAACAGGTGACGACTTAAATGATCTTACTATttgtgtcttcttctttttctttttaatggctCTGAAGAAGCCttgcttttccttctctttggtGGGCTCTGGAGGATTCATGACCATCGCTTCTGCGGCAGTCCTACAAGGCAAATGTGGAAAATTGCTCCGGTGACTCATGTCTGAAATTACAAGCTCAAGATTAAATCGTGACTTCTTCTCAGAGGTGTCTCAAATGCTAGGGCAAAAACTAAATAGATAATGTGATGACTGgaacacattcacatgcatacAAAAGACACTAAAATAAGACCAGCGGCACGGTGGTGGACTGTAACGGATGTTTGACTCATTCTGAATTTTAAGTTTTCAATTTTAAGTTAGCTAACGACTATTCAAATTATTCACCTCGAAACCAAATAATTTGAAGTTGTGcataatgtaaaaaatacataaaaaaatataatttcttGTTAGCTTAATATTAAATTTGCACTCTAATGGTTCATCATGACAATAAATatcataataaaaacaataaatattgCTTTTTTTCAATTAAAGTGATTAAACTGATCTTGAAGATTTTcctttaaataaatgtctgtgaaGTCACAATCCATCGACGAATGAGGTCACACAATGGTGACTGAGATAGCCCACTGATGAAATACTGCAATATTTATAAAGTTGCAGTATTACAAACTGGATGTTGGTCTCGACATTACTGGAAAAAATGCTGTATTACATTTATGCaaatttcagctgcagcttcaaagCATTTAAAAGCATTTCACAGTCAAAACATGACTTTAGTTATGAGGtagtcacaggaaatgcagtgtGTCAGTGAGATTAGCATTTGTGCTGCTATTGTTCGGCAAAAATGCATCTACAAGACAAGACAGcataattgtgtgttttgagtgcagatcacttttaaatatttcaggGAGTAAtggaagaggaaggagcagcTACAGTGAGCTGTAGATgaaggctgcacacctccaacttcgCAGCCAGCTAGCCAACTCCTGCTGTCCACAGACTCATTCTGTGTGCAGCATGAAATCAGTTCACGGCtgctcacagaatgatggaaaatggACAATTATTGCCTAACTTCTTTATTAAAACAGCAATATCTTTTTCTGCCCTCAGAATTATGTGACCTGTGGTATTAAACCACATTTGCAGTTACCACCACTAACAGCAGGTGTCGCCAAATCAGCCTTCGAGGGCGCCGCTTTAAATGGCCACATGTATGACATGTAAGTGCtctcattcacttcattcagtCTGTGATGCCTTACAGCAGCGTCACCAGCACTCCTTAAAATCTAATGGATCTTAATTGGTGTTGTGACAGACTTCATGTGACAGCAGGAGAAACACTAGAGTGTGATCTGGTGGCTGAAAGTCCATATTTAGCATGAAAAAGATAAAAGACAAAGCATCCATTTTAATTGTCCTTCATCATTCGGCGTCTACTCGTGAATGTTGCACTCTAGAAGCTCATTTTAAGCTTCGGTTTCCTTGACACAACACTGAATGTATATCTACTGTAGCGCTGCCTGACGTTACCGTTACCAAAAAGTAACTTCTCACCAGTCAAAAGCCGTCTGGCGTTTGGCATGGTTGGCCATGGCAACAGGGTCTACGGGTCCAACAGGTACGACCGGCCCTCGACCCTGCCCGACACCGTcatggaaagaggaggagttATCTGGTCTGGGGGAGGggactgcagagaaaagagaattAAGCAGTTTTTGTTGGTCAGTTTTAAAGAGGCAATCTTCTTTGGATTAATTAATCTATGAGGTTTAATGTATCCTGAGAGTTCATTCGTAGTGTTTTTTTAGCTGCATgtaaatttcccaaaatgtctacCTGATCTATTTAAAGCCAAGTTGATATCAGCCTCTTTTATGACAGATCACTCCTTGTATAATGGTTAAACACGATGCACAGTGACAAGTGTAGCAAGAACCCTTATTCTTTGATTCTACCTGACATTTACTATTAATCTGTCAGAAAGCATGAAGTTTATGTGTCAAGCTAATTTTTCCAGAGCAGCTCTCTTGTCGTATGTCACCTTTAAAGTGTAAAagtatgtttttcatttaaaagttTCCTTTTGGTCCTTGTCAAGTTAAGTTAcgttaagttaagttaagttaagttaagttaagttaagttaagttaagttaagttatTCCCTGTCTTTATTTGCCCCCCAAAAACTAAACATGTAGAAGACTAAACTTCAAGAAGTCAGGAGGTCGGTTCAAAGGCGTTAAACCTTCCTGTTTCCCACAGCCTTtcaataattagcaaatgttagcatgctaacacgctaaactaagatgggGAATATGGTAAACAGTATACCTGATGGACAGAACATGCTAGCACATACTGACATTcgctcaaagcaccactgtgccgaagtgcagcctcacagagctgctagcgtggctgtagactctcattcttctttattgtgtttattctcttttattccatttgtgcttttttttttaatctccttttctctcctgttcTTTTTATATGCATCTTTTTATGCTGCCTTGTATTCCTTTCATAGCTTATCTTCGTGGCTCATTCTATGTGAAGTAGGACACTGTCGTTTGGTGGTTGCTGTTCCTCACCTCGGTAAAAGCTGCCTACTCTCCGCGGCATGGACTCAGTGAAGATCATCCGGTTCTCCTTGGAGGAACCTCCGTCCTCACCATGGGGGTCGTGATACATGCCCACCTAAGAGACATGCAACGtcacgcagacacacaaacgcacaaatacaaacatggaCACAGGACCATACGTAGTTCCTCAGTGTCTTCAGCTTTGTGATTGATAATCTCCATTTAATCTCACGTCATTGCTTATCATTAGCTATCGCAGCCTTTGCTGGCTCACGTCACAAGACATTCGGGACAATCTTAGAGCTTTTCAGTGAGGTTACATTTATACCAGCGACAACGTGCAGTGATGCTGTTGACCTGAGTAGAAACAGAAAGAGCTATGGGAGCCAGCGGTCAGAAGAGCTACTGGCTGTGTTGGGTGAACTGGTTGGAGGTAGGGAGGAGTCAGGGGGTCGGACCTCGTTTTTTGAGCGCTGTGtatgaaaagcagcagtgttgtCCCGCGTAGAGTCTTTGATGGGGGCACAAGGGTGGCTCATGTCTTTAGGGGACTGCTCACTCTGTTGAGAAGACGGACAGGCGCAGGTCAAAGCAGACTGGAGAAGCAGCGTGAAGCAGAGGCAATGATAATGTGAGACAGCGACAGTCCctgcacacataaaaacactgactacaaatacattgtttttaagAAAAGAGTCACCCTTCGACACTTCCACTCTTTAAGatcttgaatgtgtgtgtatgcatgcaccTGATTTTCACCAACCTGCCTCACCATCTCCTGCTGCAGTCAAGTCCAATATCTCCAAGATTCACTTTCAACACTTCCTGCTCAAAAAGCATTAACTTGTGATGTTTGGATGCGGCTTTTGATTGTAGATGGAGAGCTTGAGTGATTCAGCAATGACACATTTTGCAATACTTCCTTTAAACTCAACATCTTGCAGTGAATACTGATCTCTTAAGGCTCCTGTACTGTCTGAGATGTTGAGTTAAAATGTCACTTTCCAataaaaaagagtaaaaaatgcCTCCTGCTTGCTACATAAAGATGGGGGAGAGAAGGGAAGACATTTAGTAAAAGGCtccaccaggtgagctacctggGCGCCCCAAGTGTTGCTCTGTTCAAAAGGATGGCACAGATGTGTTGTTATTGATTGCAAAGCTGCAAAAGGACAAATGGTGAGTGTTCATGTGATGCAAAAGCATCTGATAATCAGAGAGCCAAACTGTAGCCTGCAGCAGCCTTTTTCCAGAGCTCTGTTTTGCAGCAAAATTACATTGAAGCCTGGCACTGTTGTATCGCTTATCCCGTGGCTGCAGCGAGTGCGGGCCGACATGGTTAACTGGTAAGTTTATATGTCTCATCTTTCATCTGTTGACTGCatccaaacaaatctgcagtgtgCTACATTACATTAGGCGATGTTAGCCTGCCAAGTTACATGATGACAGATGTCAAATGATGAAAGAAGTTCTGAACGTTACAGAAAACTTCACGTGACTTTGAGATTGTCGACGAAAGAAGCATATCATGATAAAGCCTATCATAAACTGCTAGCATAGCATTAGCAGGATAATTCAGGGGCATATGGCGTGTGGGAGAGGTTTTCCTTCAGGGCTTTCTGCCTGGCAGGTATACTCAGATCCGTGCATatcaaatgaaggcaaaggtgtagaGTTACCTCTCAGCCAACATAAGGCATGGAGGGATttttctcatgaaaaaaaaaaaaaaaaatgtaagtttGATGAACAGATATGAACTTTTAGGGGTTTAAAAATCAATAACTGGAGAGGAAATTTAAGCTTGTATTTTTCCAGTTTCCCCTTTTGACATTAATGAAGTTATCTCTTTAAGAAAAATATTGGCTAATTAATTACACCTAATAACGGTATAACTTACAACATACTCTTGCATGAGACATTGTCTTTTGTCTACCGACAATCAAACTGAAAGTTCAACCAAACACAGATGCTGCTGTTACCATGGCGATGGCAACAGTTTCGACGGCGTCTGCTgccagaaaagaggaaaactaACATGGTATTCATCCTCTAAAAGCCTGTTCAACCATTGTCTCTTTGTCAGATCAGGGCTGAagccaggattttagaaatactgcGGTCATGAGCTCAAATTCCTCCAGCATAATCCCACCAGCCCAAGAAATATTTGAGCAGCCAGCAATAGAAATCAATATGGaaaaaagttggaaaaaaatgttaatcACTTAAATTAGCTGGGGATTTTTTAATAACAGTATTCTGGCCCAATGTTTTAGCTGTGGTAGACCATGTGCTGTTTATAGTTAACTACATCACTATATGTTATAATGGACCCCTAATTAGCGTCATTAAGGTCAGTATTTTAGGGTGAATCTTTCCTTTAACCACCAGCACACTCACAGCACTGTCTGCCACTAACCCTCGTCATGTCGTCAGTGCAGTCCTCTCTTGAAGAGCTCACTGAGTGGCCAGTGAGGGTGGTCCGGTGCTGCAGTTGGggggagaggagctgcaggctaCTGGCACGTGTCGGTATCGCCTGCCCCGGTGGAGGCAAGCCCGCCATCCCACCCTCGACCCCGTGTGGTCGGTGGCGCTCCCTCCTCACGTACATGGAGTGGCGTTGAGGCCGTTGctgagaggagaagggggaggtaTAGCCCAGGCCGTAATGATAAGACTCATGTGGAGAAGGCAGAGTGTGGGTGGAGGGCATTCCCCCTCCTCCTGGGTCTAAGAGCTCCGGAGCACCAGCCTCCTCTGGAGAAGAGCGAAAAGATCAagtttgattattttcatcGTAGATTATTCTATTAGTTTGTTCTTATTAAACGTTCAACCCGTAAAACTGTACGATTTACACAGATCTATAAAATAAAGCTGAtaatcctcacatttcagaaaCTGGAATCAGCATCTAAATATTTCACATTCTGACAACTTAACTGAttaataaatgatcaaaattgttgtcaaatgttttatttatatttactcATCAATTAACAAAGAAATAGTTTCAACACTACATGTCCAGGTTGTCATTTGAGCCACATCAGCCACTACATTTACTGTACAGCACCAAtcatacaaacagaaaatatgaagcCTGTGATGGAGCTAATTTCATTCAGTTCAATTGATTCACAGTCTTATACTGACCATGCACAGTGTTATTTAACCGTAACACTCCTGACAGGaatctcctgctgctgcatgttGATTTACTGCATCTTTACTTTAATGCTACCAATAAAATGCATGTCAGGGTAATGCGAGAGCTCAACTTATCAAGCTGAAAataagtcattatttgcattaatcaaaaaacaaaacaaaacacctgATTTTAGATTATGCATAGCTGGAGAAAATTTACTATGCTAACAACAAGCAGCCAAGGGAAAtaccaaaaactgcagttcttcgaatggccacttgaggctggctaCAAAAGAGAGgcaatccccatagacctccatattaaaatgcccgACTTTATACTTTATAACTTTATAACAGAAATATTTtcagcaaagtaaaaaaaaaaaccaaacaaatcttctctatagctaatttctctcattcatgacaactgtacAGGGGTAAATGTTTACATAACTCACTCGATTCAATtatatattaaggcttaaagttctGCATAATTTTGGGCAGCCCTGCGATCGGCTcgcgaccggttcagggtgtaccccgcctctcgcccgttgacagccgagataggctccggcccccccgcgaccccgaaaggcataagcggcatagaaaatggatggatggatggatggatggataattttGGGCATGGctgttttgagtgacagctagtcgctaggtttcagcaaccaggcttcattcggcCTCAGCTCCACACACGCTCCACCTCTTGACCCATCCCTGGATTAGCAGGAGTTTGCTGGGGTCAGGCAAAGTCTGGCTTTTGTttggcggctgtggctcaggaggtagagcggttgtCCGCCTATCAGGAGGTCAATGGTTCGATCCCAGGCCTCAGCAATCCACATGCCGAAGTGCCAAATTCAATTTTCCATTCTTAATTCAGTGGACAATGAAGTTGAGTGGACACCCATGAATACAAATTTGACTCTTAAACTCACCTGGTGCTAAAGATTTATGTCTGGATTTGTGTCTGGATGAGGAGTCCAGCGTGCTGCTCTCCATGCGGACGTTGCCGCTGCTACGAGAGGCGGGGCTGTGCCCGGATCGATCGCTGTGTCGAGTAGAGGGGCTGCCAGGTGGTCCTGGAGGACCTGAAGGGGCGTTGAGGTCTAAACAGCTGGTGGGGAAGAAGCGGGCACCGGGTCCCACCCCTGCTGTCGTGTTGGAGTTTGGGTCGTCCGGGTGGAGTCGACCATCGCTGAGGTTCCCCACAGATTTGGCGTCACTCAGCGCGCTGTGGCTCTTGGACAGGCTGAGATAGGAGGCTGAGCTCTTAGAAGAGGAGGACATGGATCCGTGTGCAGAGTCGGCCATGCTGTGGGCATGTCGGTGTTGTTTCTCGGCTCCAGACTGCAGTGTGTTGGTCTTGCCTTCCAGGAAGTTGTGGCGGccggcctgctgctgctgttgctgctgctgctgctgagcgcGCGAGGAGCTGGGTTTCCCGTGGCCGTACTTCGCCCCGTGTCCCTGGTCTGGCAGCTTTGGGGAAGGTCCCAAGCTGAAATCGAACTCTGTCTTGCCTTTGGCTTCTTTGGGACTGAGGAGGTGTGGCAGGTTGTTGTTAGCCAGGTCTTTGTTGGATGAGGCAGAACGATTGAGGGTCTGGGACATGTACTGGCCCTTTGGGTGGAGCGTAGGACTTAAACTGGATGGGGGCGGTTTGTTACCATTGAGGAAACTCTTGTTGCTGAGGTGATGGAGGTCCCCATGTCGAGGGAGGCTGGAGCATTCTTTGCTGTTGGAGCGACGGCTCGTGCTCTTAGTGTGACTCCTGGAGGGGCAGAGGGACGAACAGACTGTTTATTATTTTGGTTTATCATTTTATTAGGCTTCATCTTAAAATCCTAAACTGTTTGGCTGGAAATTATCTCTGTTTTTGTGAACGTTGCACAAATCTACCCTTAAAATGATCCCTAATGAAATCAAACTGTCTCAGCTCTTAATCTAACAATCCTATGACTGTTTTATCTAAGAACTGCTCAAACTGCCTCAGAAACAGGCTGGGGCCATTGAGCCAAGAGCcaatttgtactttttttcttctaaaaGGGCACATTTTACAGTATTATGGCTCCTTTTACTGTATACCGTGATAGAGGATCCTCTCCACATCGTCCAGCTCTAGTTCCAGCGTTTACTAAGTGGGATTCAAAGCGGTGATTGTTAGATTGACAGATACAAGCTGTGGCAGAGTCTCACCTCGTAGGAACTGTGTTCTCTCCATGGTGGTGTGTTTTCCTCTTGGAGGAGCGCGGCGGGTTGGGAGACGCAGGGGGAGgccgctctctctctgcctgcctcagAGGCTGGAAGGCCGGATGGTTCAGACTCTGCTCCGTCAGGTAACGCTCAGTGGGgtttagcagcagcaggttcTGATGGAGGGAATTTATTTCACTGGCTTATATCTCAAACTTTATCGATGCAAATCATTGGTGGATAGATTAAGGGAGGATAACACATCATGTCCATGTGAATTCCAGACTGCTTAGAGAATTTCTTGGTGTTTTACCTTCATCAGATCCAACATCAAACCACTCAAGATGCCCTGGTACCTTCTCTCCAAAGTCTGAGGATGAGTAACAGAGGgaaactggcacacacacatgcacacgcacgcacgcacacacacaagcactggATCAAATTCATATCCAAATTGAACTTTGCTGTGTATTCAAAATTACTATTAGGATTTCCAGCGTACTACAGGAGATGTTCCTGCCAGTAAACAAAAGTAGCTCTCTAGTTCAAATCACACAGAAATCTATCACTGGATCACACTAAACAAACtaccgaacacacacacacaaagtctttTCTTCGGCCTTCTGGGACATTTTCTCTTGCTGCTAAACTGAACACCAACCACCTATCTCATGAGTCATACCAATCCACTCAGTCATGGTGCTGGGAACAGTGCcacaaaagagaaacagagagagagagagagctgcagagagaaggaaaggaggtaacaacagagaggaggaggagaaagaagaagaagtgactGTAGAGGGGATAAAAGATAAACCTTTCCTACCCTGATGCCATGAAAACGAGGGTTGTTGTAAAAGAGCTTCATCTGTTCTGCAGGAAGTGGCCCCAAAACCTTCTGAATGGTGAAGAGCTGGagacaaaataaagcagcatcaTAATTAATAGTGACCGTAGACTTATCTGCATTCGTTCACCAACAAGATGTCTGTGGTATGAACAGTGTGTGTAAGACTCTCCTTCAGCATTATCTGCAATATTTAAGAGCATTTTAAATACAGCTGCAAAAAAACTACATGGACATTAACATCAAAGTATATTCTTGACCTTGACCACGCTGCGGGTGGCAAAATGTAACGGTCCATTTAGTGCACACATTTAGATGTCCgattgttttgtcagtttatttgtcttttattgaCTTTCAGTCTTAACCTTTAAGTCAACACGGGCAGGAAGTCCTTAAAGTGCTCAGAAAATGGAATCTGAACATCTGCAGTTCATTTCCATAAAAACGGGGCCGGAGTTGCACCGATTCAATCAATCTATGAACCCGCAGTGACTGATGTTTTTGTCCACTtggggcagcacaacaagccGTATGCAATAGATAGACATACTGTCATCTTAGAAATTCTATATggcaaacatgttagcaaacagtggcttatttccacatccagcagcatttatttggagtgTTTGAGTCCACTGGTTGAATATAAGTCCAGTGttctctctccttttagctcACCAGTCTTCTCCACCAACTCCAACCAAAGGAGAAAGAGCTTTATttactgctgcaggtgagagcgAGCAAACCAGGAACATTGTAGTCTGCAAAAAAATGACTAGACTTGTTTAGTCagtaaaatgtcacaaaataaaggcaaaatgccGATCATCAGAGCCCACCATGTTGTCCTCCAATTGCTTACCAACCCCGATACCAAAAAATGGTGTGGTTATCGAGTggccaatcatgatactatcacctgttaccgatgaacctgtttacctgtggaatggcCCAGCTTTCTTGAAATCGAGCTTGTATTTAGTCTGACCCATGTGCGCTAAAGACATGCACATCTGTCCTGTCCAGGTGCTCAGTCTGTCAGTTTTAACTtacacaaattcacacattcatgctgTTAAATGCTACCTTTAAAATGTCTATTTTATCACATTAGAAAAAACTTTTCAAGGGACCATTTATTTTGTCCTTAAAAACACTAAGAGACTCATTTTATAAAGAcatgagatgaagaaaagctgcaaatcttCAGAGTGGAGAAGCTCGAATCTAccaacatccatccattcattgtCTAtactgactatccctttccggggttgtgggggggctggagcctatcctagctgtcaacaggcgagaggtggggtacacccaCCAActgatcacagggcaacatatacacactcacactcacacactcacacacactctaaggacaattttagagtcaccaattaacctaatgagcatgtttttggtctgtgggaggaagctggagtttTTGTTGATTACTTTTCTGTCCAACTCGTTTCATCACCAACCTGATCTATCTCACTTTCCCCTGGAAACAAGGGCTGTCCGTCACTCAGCTCCCCGAGGATGCACCCCACAGACCACATGTCCACTGCCTTTCCATAGGGAGCcctgagaaagagacaaaagagagtGTCAATGATGGCTTGTGACGACTTTGGCAACAAAACAGCGGGAGTGATGATGGCGGAGAGGAGACTGAGGATGATAGGGGTGAAAATGAAGTCACCAAAATGAATAGGAGATGATTATGAGAGGGATGGCGATGGGGGTGACGTTAtcagtggtggtggtgcagTAAAACGAAATGATGGATTCTGCATTTCTGATGGAGATGATCATAAAGAAGATGGTCATTTCTGAGGAAACGGCGCTGAGGAGTCTGGTGAGAAATGGTGAGAGATCTggcagcagagaagcagaggagcgGTGGTGTTGGAGGGAGAGAGTATTTGAGTGGGCGGTATTCAAACGCTGTCTCAATAAATGTTCCAGGGCATTTACTAAATCAGGCTACAGCAGTGAGGCTAGATGACGCTCAGCTGTCTTCGAGCTAGAGTGGACATTCAAT contains:
- the cdkl5 gene encoding cyclin-dependent kinase-like 5 isoform X2 is translated as MNKFEVLGIVGEGAYGVVLKCRHKDTNELVAIKKFKDSEENEEVKETTLRELKMLRTLKQDNIVELKEAFRRRGKLYLVFEYVERNMLELLEELPNGAPPDKVRSYIYQLIKAINWCHKNEIVHRDIKPENLLISSEDVLKLCDFGFARNLSEGTDANYTEYVATRWYRSPELLLGAPYGKAVDMWSVGCILGELSDGQPLFPGESEIDQLFTIQKVLGPLPAEQMKLFYNNPRFHGIRFPSVTHPQTLERRYQGILSGLMLDLMKNLLLLNPTERYLTEQSLNHPAFQPLRQAERERPPPASPNPPRSSKRKTHHHGENTVPTRSHTKSTSRRSNSKECSSLPRHGDLHHLSNKSFLNGNKPPPSSLSPTLHPKGQYMSQTLNRSASSNKDLANNNLPHLLSPKEAKGKTEFDFSLGPSPKLPDQGHGAKYGHGKPSSSRAQQQQQQQQQQAGRHNFLEGKTNTLQSGAEKQHRHAHSMADSAHGSMSSSSKSSASYLSLSKSHSALSDAKSVGNLSDGRLHPDDPNSNTTAGVGPGARFFPTSCLDLNAPSGPPGPPGSPSTRHSDRSGHSPASRSSGNVRMESSTLDSSSRHKSRHKSLAPEEAGAPELLDPGGGGMPSTHTLPSPHESYHYGLGYTSPFSSQQRPQRHSMYVRRERHRPHGVEGGMAGLPPPGQAIPTRASSLQLLSPQLQHRTTLTGHSVSSSREDCTDDMTRSEQSPKDMSHPCAPIKDSTRDNTAAFHTQRSKNEVGMYHDPHGEDGGSSKENRMIFTESMPRRVGSFYRVPSPRPDNSSSFHDGVGQGRGPVVPVGPVDPVAMANHAKRQTAFDWTAAEAMVMNPPEPTKEKEKQGFFRAIKKKKKKTQITDMEDGRNPSIKKSLFPLFSSKNSLKHNSAVKVLPVVASPMVPGNGQEHLSLQRSSKSSSHHGSRRKNRERSRDRDREREQSRDRDRDRERERERERERERERERERERGRDRERVNDWPPDKPVDSHSQSQPLKSLRRLLHLSPSSSNQGQPPPPPPPDLRFQAPLPNPPQPSSKAGYSEGRGHADSRGHAGVSSSAQAKSRKASYPLPGQIESSWHVSALQRAEGAQFTPEQLGIKPGQNGPTFTRASRTRMPNLNDLKETAL
- the cdkl5 gene encoding cyclin-dependent kinase-like 5 isoform X4, translated to MNKFEVLGIVGEGAYGVVLKCRHKDTNELVAIKKFKDSEENEEVKETTLRELKMLRTLKQDNIVELKEAFRRRGKLYLVFEYVERNMLELLEELPNGAPPDKVRSYIYQLIKAINWCHKNEIVHRDIKPENLLISSEDVLKLCDFGFARNLSEGTDANYTEYVATRWYRSPELLLGAPYGKAVDMWSVGCILGELSDGQPLFPGESEIDQLFTIQKVLGPLPAEQMKLFYNNPRFHGIRFPSVTHPQTLERRYQGILSGLMLDLMKNLLLLNPTERYLTEQSLNHPAFQPLRQAERERPPPASPNPPRSSKRKTHHHGENTVPTRSHTKSTSRRSNSKECSSLPRHGDLHHLSNKSFLNGNKPPPSSLSPTLHPKGQYMSQTLNRSASSNKDLANNNLPHLLSPKEAKGKTEFDFSLGPSPKLPDQGHGAKYGHGKPSSSRAQQQQQQQQQQAGRHNFLEGKTNTLQSGAEKQHRHAHSMADSAHGSMSSSSKSSASYLSLSKSHSALSDAKSVGNLSDGRLHPDDPNSNTTAGVGPGARFFPTSCLDLNAPSGPPGPPGSPSTRHSDRSGHSPASRSSGNVRMESSTLDSSSRHKSRHKSLAPEEAGAPELLDPGGGGMPSTHTLPSPHESYHYGLGYTSPFSSQQRPQRHSMYVRRERHRPHGVEGGMAGLPPPGQAIPTRASSLQLLSPQLQHRTTLTGHSVSSSREDCTDDMTRSEQSPKDMSHPCAPIKDSTRDNTAAFHTQRSKNEVGMYHDPHGEDGGSSKENRMIFTESMPRRVGSFYRVPSPRPDNSSSFHDGVGQGRGPVVPVGPVDPVAMANHAKRQTAFDWTAAEAMVMNPPEPTKEKEKQGFFRAIKKKKKKTQIVPGNGQEHLSLQRSSKSSSHHGSRRKNRERSRDRDREREQSRDRDRDRERERERERERERERERERERGRDRERVNDWPPDKPVDSHSQSQPLKSLRRLLHLSPSSSNQGQPPPPPPPDLRFQAPLPNPPQPSSKAGYSEGRGHADSRGHAGVSSSAQAKSRKASYPLPGQIESSWHVSALQRAEGAQFTPEQLGIKPGQNGPTFTRASRTRMPNLNDLKETAL